CATTTGCATAGATGCCAGTCAAACAGGAATTGAAGCCTGTGACTGCTGCGATGTGTTAATTGAGAATTGTATAGTAAAAAATGCCAACATGTATGGAATTGCGATATTATACAGCAAAAAAACCGAAGTGAAAAACTGCCGAGTGATTAATGGCAAAAAAATCGGGATTTACTGTAATACTATCAACGATTTATCTCTGGCAGATAATATTGCAATGAATTCCAGCGACCCCAAAGAAGGAAGTGGTTTCGGAATCTACTATGTCAAACAATGCTCGGTTACTAACAATAGAAACATAAACAACAAATCAACAGGAATGTATTTGTTCCAGGTGAGCACATCAACCATTAAAAACAATAAATGTAATGAAAATGGAAATGCGGGGATTTATTTGCACAACTGCGGCTACAGCGAGATTTCTGCAAATGAAGTTATGCAGAATGTAAATGGAATTGTAGCGTTCAGGGTAGAATGCAGGATTGAAAGTAATTTATGTATGAATAACGCTTACAACGGTATTTATGTGCGAGCCAGTGAAGAAAGTATTGCCCCCATTTCTGCTAACGGCGACAAAACAGACTGGTCAAACGTGAAAACACAAATAAGAAATAATTACTGCATAAATAACAAAATAAGAGGAATTTACCTTTACTACTTGAAAAAACCGGCGGTAATCGAAAAAAACATTTGTGAATACAACCAAAACAACGGCATCGAAATAGATAATTCATTTTCACCAGTATGTATTCGGGAAAATACTGTTCAATTCAATGCCCGCAACGGTATAGATGCTTCCAATTCAACTTTTATTTCCATCGAGGAGAATACAATCAAATATAACCTTAACGGAATTTCGTCAATGGAGATGCGGGACAAAGTAAATGTCATTAAAAATTCCATAAACAATAACTATCGTGACGGCATTTTTATCTGTGATGCTAAAGCGTCCATTGAATCCAACATTATAGAAAACAATAAACATGAAGGAATTTTTGTTTTTGGAGAACCCGGTTCATGGGCAAAAGTAAAAGGGAATATTCTCAAAGAAAATTATCGTATAGGAATCCATTTCGTAAATGGCGCAGCAGGCGAAATCATTGATAATGAGTGCACAGGGCACGACTGGAGTGGAATCGCAATTCGCGGTAAAAATACCAGCCCAATTGTTTCCGGAAATAAATGTTTCAAAAATAAATGCTGGGGTATAGCATATTGGGATGATGCTAAACCCAAAATATCAGATAATGTAACGGAAAATAATGGTCTTGGTTCTGTACAATATTGGGATAAATATGACAAATTAAACCTTTATGAAAATAGCGACTTTTAATGTAAATTCGATACGGTCACGAACACAAATTGTTCTCGATTGGCTCAAGGAGAACAAGCCGGATGCGCTGTGTTTGCAGGAGACGAAAGTTCAGGATAAAGATTTTCCGGCTGACGCATTCGCGGACAGCGGGTATGAATTTGTTTATAAAGGCGAGAAGAGCTATAACGGCGTTGCGATTTTCAGCAAACATAAAATCACCGATGTTCAATACGGATTAGACAGCGAGCCGAGCGACCCGGCCAGAATGATAAAAATAAAAACCGCGGACGTTACTATCATCAACACCTATATTCCACAGGGCTTCGAAATTGAATCTGAAAAATATCAATACAAACTCGACTGGTACAAAAGACTGCTGAAATATTTCAAAAGCAATTTTGAGCCGATAGACAAAATTTTATGGCTGGGCGATTTAAATATCGCTTATGAAGCCAAAGACGTGCACGACCCAAAAAGGCTCGATGGGTCAGTTTGCTTTAACAAAGAGCTATCAGGGGTCTTCAAGAAATTTATCGATTGGGGATTTGCGGATCTGTTCAGAAAATTCTGCACTGACGAAGGGCAATATTCATTTTGGGATTATCGCGAGCCGAACGGATTCAAACGCAACAGAGGCTGGCGGCTGGATTATATTATGGGAACTCCCCCGATGGCTAAAGCCTGCGTGAATTGCGTCATAGACAAAAAGCCGAGAACACTGGAAAAGCCCAGCGACCACACTCCGGTAGTCGCGGCGTTCGAGAAAATTTAATCTTCCTCGTTTCGCCTTTCCGAACCGCGGCGGCGCTCAGTGCCCGTATAGCCGCAGGAAATTTTGCGGCGATCGCCCTTCCGCCTGCGATCAATGACGTTGATATCCGCCATTATCTCAACTATTCTGTCGAAAACCGTTTTAGATGAATCAACTGTGCTCATAAATTCCATCCTTTAACTATATCTCGACAAAAAAACAGACTTTTAATAAATTTTTTCTTCCGCTGCCCCAACTATTCTACTGTCGGGCGGTGCGATTTGTCAACCTTTTGGGCGATTTTTTTTCCTCGGAATCTCTCTTCGGGTCAGAAGACAAATATTTTATCTCCGATTCCGTCAGCGACCTGTAACTGCCGAGGCTCATTCTGTCAATCGATATCCGTCCGATGTGCGTTCGCTTGAGCGAGGCGACTTTATAGCCGAGCCTTGCCATAATCCTCTGGATTTCGCGATTCAAGCCAAAACGAATCCTGATTTCCAACTGCGATTCACGTTCCGACGCCTTTAAAACCTTAATCTTCAACGGCGAAGTTTTGCCATCTGAAAGCCAAACGCCTCTCTTCAATTTATCGACAGCTTCATTCGTGATTTTGCCTTTAATCGTCGCTATATACGTTTTTTCAAGGCTATAACGCGGATGTGTCAGCCTGTCGGCAACAACAGAATCGTTTGTAAGTACAATAGCACCAGTGGTTTCGGTGTCTAATCTGCCGGCACAGAATATCCTGTCTTTTGTGTCGATTAAATCAATCGCCTTTCGCTTGCCTGCCGGGTCATCGTTGGTACAAATGACGCCTTTGGGCTTATTCAGCAGGTAATAAACCTTTTTTTTGGGCTTTTGGATTCGTCTGCCGTCAACGGTAATGTTATCCTCATCAGCATCCGCGAACGCCGGCATCGTATCAACTATCTTGCCATTGACGCGGACTGCACCCTGAAGTATCAATTCTTCACACCTTCGGCGTGAATCTATACCTGCCGCAGCGAGAATTCTTTGTAATCGTTCTTTTGCCATTATTTAACCCTCAAAACGTTGCAGATTCGCAAAACAAAACCGAGAAAATTGTTCAAAAAACGGATTTCTCCGCTTCATTCACCCTAACGGGTTCATTCCGGTCGAAATGACGAAGTACTGCAAAGTAAAAAAATACACCTATAACTATACTCAAATTAAAGCACTTACGCCAATAGAACTTTGATAATTTAGGTAAATTTTTGTTGACTAAACGCCTGTTAATGACGATAATGTAGTACTTTGGCATAATCGTAAGTATATAATACCACAGGTATTTTTTAATAACGCGTCGAACAGTTGGTAAGTCATTACGCCAGCTTCGCTAAACCGCGAATTACGAGCGTAGTTATTTAAGCCCTTTGGTATAAGTTAACTGATTTAATAAAAATCCGAGTAATATCCCTTCAGGAGATTATAAATGGCGGTCGGACGGCAAGAACAAGGCAGCGGATTACTTTACACAGCAATTATATTTGTAGGCTTAACACTTGTATCACTCGTTGCGGCGATAATCTTCGGCGTTAAGGCGGGCGATTTGCGAGACCAGCTTACTCAAAGCCAGCAGCAGCTCGACGAGATGGCGACATCTTCGGAGGTATCCAGTATCGGCACAATTGTCGGCCAGAAACAAGGCGGCGACAGCAGAGTTCGCCAGCTTATCAGTCTGCTGGATAACACATATAAAATGAATACCGGCCTCGCTCCGCAGGAAACAAGCGCTGAAGCGAAAGCTATCGAACTTCAGTCAAAATACAACGACATCCTTGCTAAACTTCCAAAAGAATTTGATATCACAACAGCACCAAACGATGTCAACGCACCGGGAATTTTCAGAATCGTTGACATTTACGACAACAAACTCAAACTGAAAAACTCATCTATCGAACAGCTCAACGGTCAAATCGCAAGTCTCAACGACGACCTTGACGCAGCCAAACTCGGAGCAAAGAACAGAGAACAGGAACTTCTTGCACAGTTAGGCATCGTTCGTCAGGACGCAAATTCCGTTCAGGCAAGCTATAATCAGCTCCGCGATCTGATGAGCAAAAAAGCTGACGAGCAGATGCAGGCTATGATTCAGCAAAGAGAAGATGCGATAAACGAAAGGAATAAAAGCAAACAGGAACTGCTGGAAGCTGCAAGCAAACTACAAGTAACTCAAAACAGACTTGAAGACTCGCTTGGCAAACTTAACGCTATCAAGCCAAGACCGAAAGAAGACATCGCTGCGTATAATATCGACGGCCATATCATTTCGGTAGATGTCCAGTCGAATATCGTCTTTATCGATATCGGCAGCGACAGCAAAGTATATGCGGGTCTGACTTTTGCCGTTTATGACAGAAGCGCACCTGTTCCGACCGACGGCACAAGCAAAGGCGAAATTGAAATTTTCGACGTCGCTAAAAATACCGCGACCGCGAGAATTGTAACAATGAGCAAGAGAAATCCAATCGCTGACGGCGACGTAATTATCAACCTTATCTGGGACAGCAAAGCAGTCAACAGATTCGTTATCGCCGGCGACTTCGATTTCAACGGCGACGGTTATGTCGATGCAGACGGCGCAAGCAAAATCGCACAGCTTGTCGAAAACTGGGGCGGCAAAGTTGAAGATGGCGTAACAATCGATACCGACTACGTTGTGCTCGGAAATGAACCGCAGTTTAAGAAAAAACCAAGTCTGGATGATGTGGAAGCTGACCCGCTGGCCAATGAAAAATACGACGCTTCAGTCGCGGCTAAAGAAAAATATAACGATGCCATAAAACAATCAAAGGATTTGTATATTCCGATTTTTAATCTCAAGAGATTCCTGAACTTCGCAGGCTACGAAGCTCTTGCGGCAAAAAGCAAATAATCTATATTGGTTCGATGCCAATCGAGGCGATATATACCTCGCCGGTGTATTCGATTGAGCACGGATTCATAAAACCTTTTTTGGCGGCGACAAATGTAACTGTCGCAACCGCTTTTATGGCTGTGTTCAAAGGCGTTCCATTATCGCAATCCAAACCAGATGGAATATCAACGGCTATAACAGGTTTCTTCAATTCGTTCATGGCATTTATTATCGCAGCAAATTCAGTTTTCAATTCGCCTGACAAGCCGGTTCCAAAAATCGCATCGACAATTAAATTACAACTTCCCGCTAATGTTTTTACCTGCTCGGCTTGCGTCAGTTCTTGAATTTCAATTCCGATATTATTC
The sequence above is drawn from the Planctomycetaceae bacterium genome and encodes:
- a CDS encoding right-handed parallel beta-helix repeat-containing protein, translated to MLKKISILTLFVILCSDIQAKQITVPKDFDSIQKAINNSDAEDVIIVRAGVYVEDLNSSRPLRIEGQNSESTIIKGTIKIKAKDFNSPGRNKTIIKNICIDASQTGIEACDCCDVLIENCIVKNANMYGIAILYSKKTEVKNCRVINGKKIGIYCNTINDLSLADNIAMNSSDPKEGSGFGIYYVKQCSVTNNRNINNKSTGMYLFQVSTSTIKNNKCNENGNAGIYLHNCGYSEISANEVMQNVNGIVAFRVECRIESNLCMNNAYNGIYVRASEESIAPISANGDKTDWSNVKTQIRNNYCINNKIRGIYLYYLKKPAVIEKNICEYNQNNGIEIDNSFSPVCIRENTVQFNARNGIDASNSTFISIEENTIKYNLNGISSMEMRDKVNVIKNSINNNYRDGIFICDAKASIESNIIENNKHEGIFVFGEPGSWAKVKGNILKENYRIGIHFVNGAAGEIIDNECTGHDWSGIAIRGKNTSPIVSGNKCFKNKCWGIAYWDDAKPKISDNVTENNGLGSVQYWDKYDKLNLYENSDF
- the xth gene encoding exodeoxyribonuclease III, with protein sequence MKIATFNVNSIRSRTQIVLDWLKENKPDALCLQETKVQDKDFPADAFADSGYEFVYKGEKSYNGVAIFSKHKITDVQYGLDSEPSDPARMIKIKTADVTIINTYIPQGFEIESEKYQYKLDWYKRLLKYFKSNFEPIDKILWLGDLNIAYEAKDVHDPKRLDGSVCFNKELSGVFKKFIDWGFADLFRKFCTDEGQYSFWDYREPNGFKRNRGWRLDYIMGTPPMAKACVNCVIDKKPRTLEKPSDHTPVVAAFEKI
- a CDS encoding rRNA pseudouridine synthase, which encodes MAKERLQRILAAAGIDSRRRCEELILQGAVRVNGKIVDTMPAFADADEDNITVDGRRIQKPKKKVYYLLNKPKGVICTNDDPAGKRKAIDLIDTKDRIFCAGRLDTETTGAIVLTNDSVVADRLTHPRYSLEKTYIATIKGKITNEAVDKLKRGVWLSDGKTSPLKIKVLKASERESQLEIRIRFGLNREIQRIMARLGYKVASLKRTHIGRISIDRMSLGSYRSLTESEIKYLSSDPKRDSEEKKSPKRLTNRTARQ
- a CDS encoding NAD(P)H-hydrate epimerase, translated to MVKKFNRQNDKVMTRQQVRDVDAWAIGTLGVQGVVLMENAGRGCCEIIIQELKKRGGSKVCIFCGTGNNGGDGFVIARLLKNAGYNVNTVLCGSAAKIKGDALVNYNIANNIGIEIQELTQAEQVKTLAGSCNLIVDAIFGTGLSGELKTEFAAIINAMNELKKPVIAVDIPSGLDCDNGTPLNTAIKAVATVTFVAAKKGFMNPCSIEYTGEVYIASIGIEPI